From a single Fusarium fujikuroi IMI 58289 draft genome, chromosome FFUJ_chr03 genomic region:
- a CDS encoding probable SPB1-required for ribosome synthesis, putative methylase, translating into MARGVSTNGKLTQTMNPGYRARAAFKLIQLNKKYGFLEQSKVVIDLCAAPGSWLQVCAEFMPRQSLIIGCDLTPIKPIPGVLSFTSDIKSPECRATLRQHLKTWKADTVIHDGAPNVGTAWVQDSFNQVELALHSLKLATEFLKPNGVFVSKVFRSKEYNSFLWVLNQLFTKVDATSPPASRQVSAEIFVVCRGYKSPKKLDPRLLDPKYVFAELQDPTPNNEAKVYNPEVKKRKRDGYEEGDFTQFKEMAASEFIQTTDPIAVLGSYNRLSFKQPPNGDVALAALDKLPETTDEIRNCCSDLRVLGRKDFKILLKWRLKMRDIFQLKTPQAAIVEEPEEVAEVESMDEELKIQEELQNMKDRENTKRKREKRKENERKQREVVRMQLNMTTPFDIGLEESGPIGEGAMFSLKKVDKTDAMRRLNRGKMIVPTQATQKEADSGLGSSGETDDESDPEEDRLERELESMYDQYKERKAEVDAKYRAKKARKNFGDDEWDGLSGEEADEKDDSSELEEDDSSSDEEDEAPTGGLIRDLDSSKGANGLSKRATAFFNQDIFSGISGILPEQEDAAVDSADEEVNRDAAAIVAQQAKNRKAEAPTKPTKTKTAPADSDSEMGDNENGFEVVKRNQDDDWDKDTRRADGRPDIDIITAEAMSLAHQLATGQKSTYDAIDDGYNKYAFRDRDGLPDWFVEDESRHDKLQKPISKAAAQAIKEKLRAFNARPIKKVREAKARKKFKAAQKLEKLKKKSELLNNDENMTEKEKADSISRLISKAAKKPKKQAPKVVVARGLNRGIKGRPAGTKGRYRIVDPRQKKELRAQKRIAKKKK; encoded by the exons ATGGCAAGGGGCGTCTCGACAAATGGCAAGCTCACCCAAACTATGAACCCA GGGTATAGAGCGAGAGCAGCTTTCAAGCTTATacagctcaacaagaagtATGGCTTCCTCGAGCAGAGCAAGGTCGTCATCGATCTTTGCGCCGCGCCTGGT TCATGGTTACAGGTCTGTGCAGAATTTATGCCGCGGCAAAGTTTGATTATTGGTTGTGACCTCACGCCCATTAAGCCAATCCCCGGGGTGCTCAGCTTCACCAGCGACATCAAAAGTCCGGAATGTCGAGCCACTCTACGACAGCACTTGAAGACATGGAAGGCCGATACTGTAATACACGATGGTGCTCCCAACGTTGGAACAGCTTGGGTTCAGGACTCTTTCAACCAAGTTGAG CTTGCTTTACACAGTTTGAAATTAGCGACGGAATTTTTGAAGCCGAATGGAGTGTTTGTATCAAAGGTGTTCCGTTCCAAAGAATATAACAGCTTTCTTTGGGTGCTAAACCAGCTCTTTACAAAGGTTGATGCAACTtctcctccagcttctcgTCAAGTTTCAGCCGAAATTTTTGTCGTGTGTCGAGGGTACAAATCTCCAAAGAAACTGGACCCGCGACTTCTCGACCCCAAATACGTCTTTGCGGAACTCCAGGACCCAACCCCCAACAATGAGGCTAAGGTCTACAATCCTGAAGTCAAAAAGCGTAAGCGAGATGGTTACGAAGAAGGCGACTTCACACAGTTCAAGGAGATGGCGGCTTCAGAATTCATTCAAACAACAGATCCAATCGCTGTGCTAGGCTCCTACAACCGACTTTCCTTCAAGCAGCCACCCAATGGAGATGTTGCCCTGGCCGCTCTTGACAAACTTCCCGAGACTACAGACGAAATTCGAAACTGTTGTTCAGATCTACGAGTGCTGGGACGAAAAGACTTCAAAATTCTGCTCAAGTGGCGGTTAAAAATGAGGGACATCTTCCAACTCAAAACCCCACAGGCCGCAATAGTGGAGGAACCTGAGGAGGtggctgaggttgagtcAATGGATGAAGAACTCAAGATCCAGGAGGAACTACAAAACATGAAGGACCGAGAAAACACCAAACGAAAACGAGAGAAGCGCAAGGAAAACGAGCGAAAACAACGCGAGGTAGTACGCATGCAACTCAACATGACTACACCATTCGACATCGGTCTAGAAGAAAGCGGACCAATTGGCGAGGGGGCAATGTTTTCACTCAAGAAAGTCGACAAGACAGACGCCATGCGAAGATTAAATCGCGGCAAGATGATTGTGCCCACTCAAGCGACCCAGAAGGAGGCTGACAGTGGCCTTGGCTCATCAGGAGAGACggatgatgagagtgacCCTGAAGAAGATCGCTTGGAGCGAGAGCTTGAGTCCATGTACGACCAGTACAAAGAGCgcaaggctgaggttgacGCGAAGTACCGAGCGAAGAAGGCTCGTAAGAATTTCGGTGATGACGAGTGGGATGGGCTGTCTGGTGAGGAAGCCGATGAGAAAGATGACTCTtcggagcttgaggaggatgattcCTCTtccgacgaagaagacgaggctCCTACAGGGGGACTCATCCGCGATCTGGATTCTTCAAAGGGAGCGAATGGCTTATCAAAGCGAGCAACGGCCTTTTTCAACCAAGACATCTTCTCGGGCATAAGCGGAATCTTACCTGAACAGGAAGATGCTGCTGTAGACAGCGCGGACGAAGAAGTCAACCGAGATGCCGCAGCCATTGTGGCCCAACAAGCGAAGAATCGCAAAGCTGAGGCTCCTACTAAGCCTACCAAGACCAAAACGGCCCCTGCCGACTCTGATTCTGAGATGGGAGACAATGAGAATGGGTTCGAGGTAGTGAAGCGAAATCAAGACGATGATTGGGACAAGGACACCCGAAGAGCCGATGGGAGACCAG atatcgatatcatcaCAGCTGAGGCGATGAGTTTAGCGCATCAGCTAGCTACTGGCCAAAAGAGCACGTACGATGCTATTGATGACGGCTACAATAAATACGCCTTCCGTGATCGAGATGGCTTACCAGACTGGTTTGTCGAGGATGAATCACGGCATGACAAGCTTCAGAAACCCATCAGCAAGGCTGCTGCGCAGgctatcaaggagaagctgcgAGCTTTCAATGCTCGCCCCATCAAGAAGGTGCGCGAGGCTAAGGCTcgcaagaagttcaaggccgcgcagaagctggagaagctcaagaagaagtcagAATTACTCAACAATGACGAAAACATgaccgagaaggagaaggctgaCAGCATCTCACGCCTCATCTCGAAAGCAGCAAAGAAGCCCAAAAAGCAGGCGCCCAAGGTCGTCGTCGCCCGCGGTCTCAACCGGGGCATCAAGGGCCGTCCTGCCGGGACCAAGGGGAGGTATCGCATCGTAGATCCCAGACAAAAGAAGGAATTGCGAGCGCAGAAGAGgattgccaagaagaagaagtaa
- a CDS encoding related to dynamin-like protein — MSGRVLAAGLRPLPRRAAVLPVRHLHRQSTGGLLQADAAIRATRKRMWQGGNAFHNAVTTRNASFARFLPKLMVKFLRVPAMFGGVAIGAFAWVQYQAAQAGTFAVNLFNTTTDTISSTASSLFGGAKDIADQVNRGWESTKEKAELPDWAKQLFKIQEDIGTGGSGGSGGGGEPKQSKFGAAAAVGASAAAYGYDKSDEEDPRNGEQAAKDDQMMVLTKKMIEIRSILQRVGQSSTLTLPSIVVIGSQSSGKSSVLEAIVGHEFLPKGSNMVTRRPIELTLVNTPSSREEYGEFPDLGLRRISDFGSIQRTLTELNLAVPDSQCVSDDPIHLTIYSPNVPDLSLIDLPGYIQVVGQDQPLELKQKISELCDKYIQPPNVILAISAADVDLANSTALRASRRVDPRGERTIGVITKMDLVDPVRGASILNDQQYPLRLGYVGVVPKAPQNQGLFKMGNTNLLSQIVKHENAFFSSHPMEFGPEAGVNVGTPTLRKKLMHVLEQTMSSSLQSTSDAIRQELEEATYEFKVQYNDRPLSAESYLAESLDAFKHSFKQFAEEFGRPQMHELLKHELDQKVLDLLAARYWNKPIDDLSPINPDLDNLADLPKAPADSLYWHRQLDASTSALTKLGVGRLATTAVASSIQAHIDSLISNSSFASHPFARQAIMEAASTILNERFYSTSDQVENCIKPYKFEIELEDREWTKGRDHVGGVLKKELQDCEKAMKNLEDSVGGRRKIKEVMAFVDKARKGEVAVEGDNRSGAGGFSAALLSKGREAVFLRDRADIIKMRLLAVKSKQCADPKNKYYCPEVFLDAAATKMASTAVLFLNVELLSEFYYNFPRELDLRLGRHLSEDQIEKFAKEDPKIRRHLEVIRRKELLELVLEKMESLRQLEGRDREKGNSGSRRDRKQSRWGLF; from the exons ATGAGCGGACGAGTCCTCGCTGCAGGGCTGCGGCCTCTCCCACGCCGCGCTGCGGTTCTTCCCGTTAGACACCTGCATCGCCAATCTACTGGCGGACTTCTTCAAGCCGATGCTGCGATACGAGCCACCCGAAAGCGAATGTGGCAGGGTGGAAATGCATTTCACAATGCTGTTACCACGAGGAATGCCTCCTTCGCGAGGTTTTTGCCCAAGCTGATGGTCAAGTTTCTAAGGGTGCCGGCAATGTTTGGCGGTGTGGCCATCGGTGCTTTTGCTTGGGTACAATATCAAGCTGCCC AGGCTGGTACATTCGCCGTGAATTTATTCAACACAACTACGGATACTATATCGAGTACGGCTTCGAGCTTATTCGGAGGTGCCAAGGATATCGCCGATCAGGTCAACCGAGGATGGGAAAGCACGAAAGAAAAAGCAGAACTACCTGACTGGGCCAAACAACTCTTTAAAATTCAAGAAGATATCGGTACTGGCGGTTCGGGAGGTTCgggcggtggtggtgagcCAAAGCAGAGCAAATTCGGTGCCGcagctgctgttggtgcCTCAGCCGCCGCCTACGGATACGACAAGTCGGATGAAGAGGACCCTCGAAATGGCGAACAGGCGGCCAAGGATGACCAAATGATGGTTctgaccaagaagatgatcgAGATCCGAAGCATTCTCCAGAGAGTTGGCCAGTCAAGCACTCTCACACTTCCTTCTATCGTCGTTATTGGCTCTCAGTCCTCGGGAAAGAGCTCCGTCCTGGAGGCCATCGTTGGCCACGAGTTTCTTCCCAAGGGATCCAATATGGTTACAAGGAGGCCGATCGAACTCACACTTGTCAACACACCCTCATCCAGGGAAGAGTATGGTGAATTCCCGGATCTCGGATTGAGGCGCATTTCCGACTTCGGATCTATTCAGCGAACGTTGACTGAACTTAACCTTGCCGTTCCTGATAGCCAATGTGTCTCCGACGACCCGATTCATCTTACAATTTATTCCCCCAACGTTCCCGACCTGTCACTTATCGATCTTCCCGGCTACATCCAGGTTGTGGGTCAGGACCAGCCTCTAGAACTGAAACAGAAGATTTCCGAACTCTGCGACAAGTACATTCAACCTCCCAACGTCATCCTCGCCATTTCAGCTGCTGATGTCGATCTTGCAAATTCCACTGCTCTTCGAGCATCCCGCCGAGTTGATCCCCGAGGCGAGCGAACTATCGGTGTTATTACTAAGATGGACTTGGTTGACCCTGTCCGCGGAGCAAGCATTTTGAATGACCAGCAATACCCTCTGAGACTGGGTTATGTGGGCGTTGTTCCTAAAGCTCCTCAGAACCAGGGGCTCTTTAAAATGGGTAACACTAACCTACTCTCACAAATTGTGAAGCACGAGAATGCTTTCTTCTCGTCTCACCCTATGGAGTTTGGCCCTGAGGCTGGTGTTAATGTTGGAACCCCCACGTTGCGTAAGAAGCTTATGCACGTTTTGGAACAGACCATGTCGAGCAGCCTACAAAGCACCAGTGATGCTATTCGACAAGAACTCGAGGAGGCCACTTACGAGTTCAAAGTCCAATACAACGATCGACCTCTTTCAGCCGAGTCGTACCTTGCGGAGAGCCTTGACGCTTTCAAGCACTCTTTCAAGCAATTTGCAGAGGAATTCGGCCGCCCTCAGATGCATGAGCTTCTGAAGCACGAGCTCGACCAGAAGGTTCTTGATTTATTGGCTGCCAGATATTGGAACAAGCCCATCGATGACCTTTCACCCATTAACCCCGACCTCGACAACCTTGCCGATCTTCCCAAGGCTCCTGCTGACTCCCTTTACTGGCATCGACAATTGGATGCTTCCACATCCGCGCTTAcgaagcttggtgttggacGTTTGGCCACAACAGCAGTTGCCTCTTCCATTCAGGCTCACATCGATTCTCTTATCAGCAACTCCAGCTTCGCTAGCCATCCCTTTGCCCGACAGGCTATCATGGAGGCTGCCTCTACTATTTTGAACGAGAGATTCTACAGCACCAGCGACCAAGTGGAAAACTGCATCAAACCTTACAAGTTTGagattgagcttgaggaccgAGAGTGGACCAAGGGCCGTGATCACGTTGGAGGTGTACTCAAGAAGGAGCTCCAAGACTGTGAAAAAGCCatgaagaacttggaagACAGCGTCGGTGGACGAAGAAAGATCAAGGAAGTCATGGCCTTTGTCGACAAGGCCCGTAAGGGCGAAGTCGCTGTCGAGGGTGACAATCGTAGTGGCGCTGGTGGTTTCAGCGCTGCTCTCCTGAGCAAGG GACGTGAGGCTGTTTTCTTGCGCGACAGAgccgacatcatcaagatgcGCCTACTGGCTGTTAAGTCAAAGCAGTGCGCTGACCCTAAGAACAAGTATTACTGCCCTGAAGTATTCCTCGATGCTGCTGCCACTAAGATGGCATCCACTGCCGTCCTTTTCCTCAATGTTGAGCTCCTTTCCGAGTTCTACTACAACTTTCCCCGAGAGCTCGACCTCCGTCTAGGACGCCACCTGTCCGAGGATCAGATTGAGAAGTTCGCCAAGGAGGATCCCAAGATTCGCCGACACTTGGAGGTTATTCGCCGCAAGGAGCTGCTTGAGTTGGtccttgagaagatggagagtcTACGACAGCTTGAGGGCCGGGATCGCGAGAAAGGAAACTCCGGCTCGCGACGCGACCGTAAGCAGAGCCGATGGGGTCTGTTCTAA